A single region of the Echinimonas agarilytica genome encodes:
- a CDS encoding TonB-dependent receptor domain-containing protein — MFQKHILANSIQKCLWSSLALSLMTSAVAAEQTDNSKETSSEPVEVISVKGVRSSLKEAAYLKKSADQIMDAISAEDIGQLPDNNIAEALQRVTGVQIGRDDTGAGSGFQVRGLSQNRVEVNGQSMAGSGGSRSNDFGNIDTALFKAIEVYKSPTADMVEGAIGATIRLKTFTPLERNGGFVNVSGQGSKDELADDTGNKFSLAMSDRWDWGKAGEFGALVNVSTEKRFAETHEMKTAWSPAIENQLKNNKYLNGSLRETSVGTDGNFVPRSPGDVNVPYAVFRPEDIEFKRSMVEQSNLSLDSTLQWRPTDNLEFSLFGQKSDFERIAIDQVMKYGTRHESNQIMDYDLIGTERDDSPIILGEWNRSPNADEYFLTQDFRNRRASDSLLQPTDADFVQSNGMLERYIVQSATVTPTGSAYHAPVASQYGSGVSTTDSSTWSFTTKYDINDAWRVEAKYAYARSKNENDSIAQRFSPGTNAADAESNALTNAYVYYDFDPSKDIPNVGVLNVSSDGLSSTPLSEELQDPNLYALHNGWGFLTTDENEKDEFSLDFDWAVDGDVITSIEFGGRYANNDMKRHKQKMEFSNAGENSRFSTNWLAYDRDLSTRPEGEKVTGNDKVSIGFADQVMFEQTGIEDYYSRHMVSSPSMFPNASGVNVDPWLTLDMSHDSFKELILGAFPGREGDCLIYDKSEGLCSDKLWENPEAIENNDKGYQEWDHVLTIPKAQYVVDGTYPYLITEKTKAVYLKFNFNTEVMNYIVTGNLGARYVETETTSLGVKTTRFRNDEGQELKDLNGLKVEQYDPVSESSDYSNFLPSLNVNVLLTDDMFVRLAAAKTMARANPKDLSPSLDLPNYSWTANLGNPNLRPEEAINYDVSWEWYINEINSLSAAVFFKDLSNFHTNRFYTIASPADRNGDGDYTNDPVTVKQPINGGDGTIKGIELAALHTFDYLPGFLSGFGVQANYTYTDSSQDSGTSELDGSELPVYNLSEESYNFILFYDKAGFNFRAAYNYRTENLQGTSTAGTDPYIYTRYDDYQGVEGDTQYSPTGIQLPEWNDDFATLDLSASYRYKQATVFVQARNVLGESGRRYVGDETSTKHLLTRYQDTGTDYVAGVRVSF; from the coding sequence ATGTTCCAGAAGCACATACTGGCCAATTCGATACAAAAATGTCTTTGGTCATCGCTTGCGCTGAGTTTAATGACCAGTGCGGTTGCGGCAGAGCAGACTGATAATAGCAAGGAAACTTCATCAGAACCGGTAGAAGTAATTAGCGTAAAGGGCGTTCGAAGCTCGCTAAAAGAGGCTGCATACTTAAAGAAAAGCGCTGATCAAATAATGGATGCCATATCCGCAGAAGATATTGGCCAACTTCCCGATAATAATATTGCCGAAGCGCTTCAGCGTGTGACCGGTGTTCAAATTGGACGAGATGACACTGGCGCAGGTTCTGGCTTTCAAGTTCGTGGCTTGAGCCAAAACCGAGTAGAAGTTAATGGTCAAAGTATGGCCGGATCTGGCGGTTCTCGTTCAAATGACTTTGGTAATATTGATACCGCACTGTTTAAGGCGATTGAGGTTTATAAATCTCCAACTGCAGACATGGTTGAAGGTGCCATTGGTGCAACTATTCGCTTAAAGACTTTTACTCCACTGGAACGAAACGGAGGTTTCGTGAATGTTAGTGGACAAGGCTCCAAAGATGAATTGGCTGACGATACCGGCAATAAATTCTCGTTGGCAATGTCTGATCGATGGGATTGGGGGAAGGCAGGAGAATTTGGTGCCTTGGTGAACGTTTCTACAGAAAAGCGGTTTGCCGAAACCCATGAAATGAAAACGGCTTGGTCACCTGCAATTGAAAATCAGCTGAAGAACAACAAGTATCTAAATGGCAGTTTACGTGAAACGTCTGTGGGTACAGACGGGAACTTTGTCCCTCGTTCACCGGGCGATGTTAATGTGCCGTATGCTGTGTTTCGACCGGAAGACATCGAGTTTAAACGCAGTATGGTTGAGCAAAGCAACTTATCGCTCGATAGCACATTGCAGTGGCGGCCGACTGATAATTTAGAATTTTCTCTATTTGGTCAAAAATCCGATTTCGAACGCATTGCTATCGATCAAGTGATGAAATACGGCACGCGGCACGAAAGCAATCAAATTATGGATTACGATTTGATTGGCACTGAACGTGATGATTCGCCAATTATTTTGGGCGAATGGAATCGGTCACCTAACGCAGATGAATACTTCTTAACACAAGACTTCAGAAATCGTCGCGCGAGCGATAGTTTACTCCAGCCTACAGATGCAGATTTTGTGCAATCTAACGGTATGTTAGAGCGCTACATCGTGCAGTCTGCGACCGTGACACCGACCGGCAGTGCTTACCATGCTCCGGTTGCTAGTCAGTACGGTTCCGGTGTGAGTACAACAGACAGCAGCACTTGGAGTTTCACCACTAAATACGATATTAACGACGCTTGGAGAGTTGAGGCGAAGTACGCCTATGCGCGTTCCAAAAACGAAAACGACAGTATCGCACAGCGCTTTAGCCCCGGTACAAATGCCGCTGACGCAGAGTCAAATGCGCTAACTAACGCCTATGTGTACTACGACTTTGATCCGAGTAAAGACATTCCAAACGTTGGCGTGCTGAATGTTTCGTCTGACGGCTTATCGTCCACTCCTTTATCGGAAGAATTGCAAGACCCAAACCTGTATGCACTTCACAACGGGTGGGGCTTTTTAACCACTGATGAAAATGAAAAAGATGAATTTTCATTAGATTTCGATTGGGCTGTGGATGGCGATGTGATTACGTCCATCGAGTTTGGTGGGCGCTATGCAAATAACGACATGAAACGCCACAAGCAAAAGATGGAATTCAGTAATGCCGGTGAGAATTCGCGTTTTTCCACCAACTGGCTGGCTTATGATCGAGACTTGAGCACTCGCCCAGAAGGCGAAAAAGTGACTGGTAACGATAAAGTGTCCATCGGATTTGCTGACCAAGTGATGTTCGAACAAACGGGCATTGAGGATTACTACTCGCGTCATATGGTGTCTAGCCCAAGCATGTTTCCGAATGCGAGCGGTGTGAATGTCGATCCGTGGTTAACGCTCGATATGAGTCACGATAGTTTCAAAGAGTTAATACTCGGAGCATTCCCAGGACGCGAAGGTGACTGCCTGATTTATGACAAATCAGAGGGGCTGTGTAGCGACAAGCTTTGGGAAAACCCTGAAGCCATTGAAAACAATGATAAAGGCTACCAAGAATGGGATCATGTGTTGACCATCCCCAAAGCCCAATACGTTGTTGATGGTACCTATCCGTACTTGATTACAGAAAAAACAAAAGCGGTTTATCTGAAATTTAATTTCAATACCGAAGTGATGAATTACATTGTGACGGGTAACCTAGGTGCGCGCTACGTCGAAACAGAAACAACTTCTTTGGGGGTGAAAACCACGCGCTTCCGCAATGATGAAGGCCAAGAGCTTAAAGATCTGAACGGGCTTAAGGTTGAGCAATATGATCCTGTTTCAGAAAGCAGTGATTACAGTAACTTCCTACCGTCATTGAACGTGAATGTATTGTTGACCGACGACATGTTCGTACGTTTAGCTGCGGCAAAAACCATGGCTCGAGCGAACCCGAAAGACTTATCACCGTCGCTGGATTTACCAAATTATTCTTGGACGGCAAACCTAGGTAATCCGAATCTCCGCCCTGAAGAAGCCATTAACTACGATGTGTCTTGGGAATGGTATATCAATGAAATTAATAGCCTGAGTGCGGCTGTATTTTTCAAAGATCTATCAAATTTCCATACCAACCGTTTCTACACCATTGCGTCTCCAGCAGACCGAAACGGTGATGGAGACTATACCAATGACCCGGTGACCGTGAAGCAGCCGATTAATGGCGGCGATGGCACCATTAAAGGTATTGAACTGGCAGCGCTTCATACCTTTGATTATTTGCCTGGTTTCTTAAGCGGTTTTGGTGTGCAAGCGAATTATACCTACACCGATAGCTCGCAAGATTCAGGTACCAGTGAGCTCGATGGATCTGAACTTCCGGTCTACAACCTTTCAGAAGAAAGCTACAACTTTATTCTTTTTTACGACAAAGCAGGCTTTAACTTCAGGGCTGCATATAACTACCGCACGGAGAACCTGCAAGGTACTTCTACGGCAGGCACAGACCCATATATCTATACACGCTACGACGATTACCAAGGTGTAGAGGGTGACACTCAGTATTCACCGACTGGTATTCAATTGCCTGAGTGGAACGATGACTTTGCCACTTTGGATCTATCCGCCAGTTATCGCTACAAGCAAGCCACTGTGTTCGTTCAAGCACGCAATGTGTTGGGTGAATCGGGGCGTCGCTACGTGGGTGACGAAACCTCTACAAAACACTTACTCACTCGCTATCAAGACACCGGAACAGACTATGTTGCGGGCGTTCGCGTGAGCTTTTAA